The following proteins come from a genomic window of Mustelus asterias chromosome 1, sMusAst1.hap1.1, whole genome shotgun sequence:
- the LOC144506526 gene encoding cytokine-like protein 1 translates to MDLFGKILLFSTLLVISDSAPPTCYSAVLRLGKGITDSLGRLETFSITRRCLENLPKLYINVHNSCVMIKLRDHLYALENLITPECRELKRIAFLKVRIRRLYNMINRLCYRDLVFFIDDCAALELPPPSPDPQDELLK, encoded by the exons ATGGATTTGTTCGGGAAAATCCTCCTCTTTTCTACCCTCCTGGTGATTAGCGACTCTGCCCCACCAACCTGCTACTCCGCTGTGTTGAGATTGGGCAAGGGGATCACCGACTCTCTGGGCAGACTGGAGACTTTCTCCATCACG AGGCGTTGTCTGGAGAACTTGCCAAAGCTCTACATTAATGTGCAC AACTCCTGTGTTATGATCAAACTCCGGGACCACCTTTACGCCTTGGAGAACCTCATCACCCCGGAGTGCAGGGAGCTGAAAAGAATTGCCTTCCTGAAAGTGCGCATCAGGCGCTTGTACAACATGATTAACCGGCTCTGCTACCGG GATCTCGTGTTCTTCATTGACGACTGCGCAGCACTGGAACTTCCGCCTCCTTCACCTGACCCTCAGGACGAGCTACTCAAATGA